The following are encoded in a window of Vigna unguiculata cultivar IT97K-499-35 chromosome 8, ASM411807v1, whole genome shotgun sequence genomic DNA:
- the LOC114193350 gene encoding uncharacterized protein At1g65710-like: protein MGTCLSKKNGSSSASSRAVSHSENCVSVALSKPTEPEVSLKNKTLQEKQDQESAPQHDGEVRKEVFIIKHRKSHDDRERTTATTTTISKSPPFIAQSPAPQKGDGASTNEESMVNNKIAPSTPNIGVGVRTSSCTKEEVDAILIQCGRLSRSSSCRKYSGSKRSFDFDNCDNDTTSAEDEQRRAKGSGSEENDVAAESRRHRQSPRRSQGRRRTPSRERDQSSGKERRVSRSPGRRSSDTAANASNNNASSRPGKMVSVPPTVSSLAMDKSNNCGGESGTKRITVKRNVGDVGSRGSASPRAQSPARVKALSENQQQQQPSLSRNNSSRKAEQSPYRRNPLGEVDTNIKVQQNKPKIEAEVMQKANGRVALEKGVLVSSKTKEHHEEVYSESAVVKTTVVSSGVDNLKPQGLTRSRSSRRSRDLDMNPEAVVNVNATHSYASLLLEDIQNFHQKNTPPQQTQQPQQPSSMSLPACLTKACSILEAVADLSYNTSSNVSGGFPEDRKSASTQQSIRNEYYGKKVQGGPFVESEVGVGDDVMEPSLHKYVTVKRGGGVVDMDDQESSGSNSFTVSSSGQNHWEGISCSSWEPNSADSRDCWTSRLSSREEGQCNLSSEVKKKKKDLNSKRRECDHEHSSGIGRGRLGSDKGVCVW, encoded by the exons ATGGGTACATGTTTGAGCAAGAAGAATGGGTCCTCCTCTGCTTCATCCAGGGCAGTTTCTCATTCTGAGAACTGTGTCAGTGTCGCCTTGTCCAAACCCACCGAGCCAGAAGTGAGCCTCAAGAACAAGACACTGCAAGAGAAACAAGACCAAGAATCAGCACCACAACATGACGGTGAAGTGAGGAAAGAGGTGTTCATAATCAAACACAGGAAGAGCCATGATGACAGGGAAAGAACAACAGCAACGACAACAACAATCTCCAAATCCCCACCTTTCATTGCTCAGTCACCAGCACCACAAAAAGGTGATGGAGCTTCCaccaatgaagaatctatgGTTAATAACAAGATTGCACCTTCCACTCCGAACATCGGTGTGGGAGTAAGGACTTCAAGCTGCACTAAAGAAGAGGTGGATGCTATTCTGATCCAGTGTGGGAGGCTCAGCAGAAGCAGCTCTTGTAGAAAGTACTCGGGCTCTAAGAGaagttttgattttgataaCTGTGACAATGACACGACTTCTGCTGAGGATGAACAGAGGAGAGCCAAAGGCAGTGGCAGTGAGGAGAACGATGTGGCGGCGGAGAGCCGCCGCCACCGCCAGTCCCCGAGGCGTTCTCAGGGAAGGAGAAGAACCCCGAGTAGGGAAAGAGACCAATCCAGTGGCAAAGAAAGAAGAGTGAGTAGATCCCCTGGTAGAAGATCTTCTGACACTGCTGCAAATGCAAGCAACAACAATGCAAGTTCTAGGCCTGGGAAAATGGTGTCCGTTCCTCCCACTGTTTCATCTTTGGCCATGGATAAGAGTAACAACTGTGGTGGAGAATCTGGCACCAAGAGAATCACTGTTAAGAGAAATGTTGGAGATGTTGGCTCAAGGGGGTCTGCATCACCACGTGCTCAGTCTCCTGCTAGAGTTAAAGCTTTGAGTGAGAatcagcagcagcagcaaccCTCTCTTAGCCGCAATAACTCCTCAAGGAAAGCAGAACAATCTCCTTACAGAAGAAACCCTCTTGGTGAGGTTGATACCAACATCAAGGTGCAACAAAACAAGCCCAAGATTGAAGCAGAAGTCATGCAG AAAGCAAATGGCAGAGTTGCACTGGAGAAGGGTGTGCTAGTGAGTTCCAAGACAAAGGAACATCATGAGGAAGTGTATTCAGAGAGTGCTGTTGTGAAGACAACAGTGGTTTCATCAGGGGTTGACAACCTTAAACCCCAAGGTTTAACAAGAAGCAGATCTTCTAGAAGATCTAGAGACCTAGACATGAATCCTGAGGCTGTGGTGAATGTGAATGCTACACATTCCTATGCCTCCCTACTGCTTGAAGACATCCAGAACTTCCATCAAAAGAACACACCACCACAACAAACACAACAACCACAACAACCTTCTTCTATGTCTCTCCCAGCTTGTCTAACCAAGGCTTGCTCTATCCTTGAAGCTGTTGCTGATCTGAGCTACAATACCAGCTCCAATGTCTCTGGTGGTTTCCCTGAGGACAGGAAAAGTGCATCCACTCAACAATCTATTAGGAACGAGTACTATGGAAAGAAAGTGCAAGGTGGTCCTTTTGTGGAATCTGAGGTAGGTGTTGGTGATGATGTGATGGAACCAAGCTTGCACAAGTATGTGACAGTGAAGAGGGGTGGTGGGGTAGTTGACATGGATGATCAAGAGTCTTCAGGAAGCAACAGCTTCACTGTGAGCAGTAGTGGCCAAAATCATTGGGAAGGTATTTCTTGCTCTTCATGGGAACCAAACTCTGCTGACTCAAGAGATTGCTGGACTTCAAGATTGAGCTCAAGAGAGGAGGGACAGTGTAATTTGTCCTCtgaagtgaagaagaagaagaaggatttGAATAGCAAAAGAAGAGAGTGTGATCATGAACACAGCAGTGGCATTGGACGTGGCAGACTTGGTTCTGATAAGGGTGTGTGCGtgtggtga
- the LOC114193769 gene encoding NDR1/HIN1-like protein 6 yields MAADPQKIHPVYDVEAPNHPSAPLVPRSMSKSDAGDPERAVLQQQQQQQQQQHPPQHTIPVMRPPKKRRSCCCRFFCWLISILLILIVAIGITVGILYLVFRPKVPKYSVDELIVTQFDISDNNSLSATFNLTITARNPNKKIGIYYRGGSHISAWYDDTKLCEGSLPKFYQGHRNTTVLSIPLTGQTQDATGLQTSLQQQLQETANVPLNLKVNQPVRIKLGKLKLFTIKFRVRCKIVVDNLSANSSIRIQSSSCKFRIRL; encoded by the coding sequence ATGGCTGCAGACCCTCAGAAAATTCACCCTGTCTATGATGTTGAAGCACCAAACCACCCTTCTGCACCCTTGGTGCCAAGAAGCATGTCTAAATCTGATGCAGGTGATCCAGAGAGAGCAGTGTTACAACAACAGCAAcagcaacagcaacaacaacatcCTCCACAACACACCATTCCTGTGATGAGGCCaccaaagaaaagaagaagctGCTGCTGCAGGTTTTTCTGTTGGTTGATAAGCATATTGCTGATTCTGATTGTGGCCATTGGCATCACAGTTGGGATACTATACCTTGTGTTCAGACCAAAGGTTCCAAAGTACTCGGTGGATGAGCTTATAGTCACACAGTTTGATATCTCTGACAATAACAGTTTATCTGCCACTTTCAACTTGACAATCACTGCCAGAAACCCTAACAAGAAGATTGGAATATACTACAGAGGTGGCAGCCATATAAGTGCTTGGTACGATGACACAAAACTATGTGAAGGGTCTTTACCAAAGTTCTACCAAGGTCACCGCAACACCACAGTGCTCAGTATCCCTCTCACTGGTCAAACACAGGATGCTACTGGTCTGCAAACTAGTCTTCAGCAGCAGCTGCAGGAAACAGCAAATGTGCCTCTCAATTTGAAGGTGAATCAGCCTGTGAGGATCAAGCTTGGGAAGTTGAAACTGTTCACAATCAAGTTCAGGGTTAGGTGCAAGATTGTGGTGGACAATCTTAGTGCTAATAGTTCTATCAGAATTCAGAGCAGTAGTTGTAAATTCAGGATTAGGCTGTGA